Genomic window (Magnolia sinica isolate HGM2019 chromosome 10, MsV1, whole genome shotgun sequence):
tctttgggtggcccacttgagatttggaacagCCCAATTTTTAGGGACGTGGAGTGCATATTGAAGGGATGTATGTGCTGGCaggtgttttatccccaccaccCATTCATTTTGTCAGCCATTAtaagacatgagctcaaaaatgtaacagttataaatctcaggtgtagcacaccacagaaaacagtgatgattgaacgcccaccattaaaaatttattgagccacaaaagttttagaccaagctgatatttgctttttcccttcattcaagccCAGGTAACCCAATCAACTAGTTGGATGGCAACCCTTAGAtaacggtgggcatttaatcaccacagtTCTGTGTTGTCGTCCACCTGAGAATATTGATATGCCTCATATTTTAGttgataagccacatacattgacactgggcccaacagagtttactcactacgatAGCACTGAGTAAGTCAGTACGGAATCCGATTTTATTCCAGTGTATGCGTAGGGCCCTCGTATCTTGGAGTGTTGAATGGGTCGGGTCGGCCTACGGGTCCACATGCAAAACTTGGTCGAGAGAAATCTCCGACTGGTCGAGAGTTCCGTGATTAATGAAACATGTAGTCAGGGTCATGGGTCAAGCTTCGGCTCCAAATCTTTCCCATTAAGTCAGGGTTAGGCAAATACCAACCTGACCTGAATCCAACCTATTGTCACCTCTGCTTGTCTGAGTCTGGGCTATAATTCACTCAGGTACAGTACATATATTTCATTTTCAACCAGAGATGCTAACCGCGACGCACATAGATGAACCACGCATGTGGCATTGGAGGATGGTGATTTTTGGTTCCGTCCAAAGGCGGGGTGGCGGATTCATGGATTAGATCTCATTAAAACCAGTGGTTCGGTCCAAATCAGTCAAGTAACAGCTATTATCAGATTGCCTGTGAACCCGGGCACAATGATATCACTGTGGAGTGCGGATCCGGTGTTTCCTGGAGTAAGGAAATCCCTTGCTCCATcgttttcattggtccacgtcactatAAGTGTCATGTcactaattttttttaatatattaaaaaagttaCATTGGATAAAAAGTATGAGGGAGACGTTAGACACGGggaggcggatttcctgccaaagccttttgcagtaagctCCTGTCGCAACGATTTTGGATGGGGACCACTGCGatttttgtgataaatccaacctgttaatcCTTTTTTCGGTATTATTTTCAGACACTGAGGTGTGTAtaaaactcaaatgagccacacaagagtaaacagtggggatttagtgaccaccgttgaaatatttatatgaccacaaaagttttgcatcgggtctaatgtttttggtgttttcacttcatcctagtaagaattgaccttataaacggtttgaatggcatataaacatcaagacaccgaggaaggtttcaacggtaggaatttctttctctacCGTTTCAtgtgtatggcccagttgagttttcgatcatcctaatttttggttgcatatcttaaaatgatctctaaaaatggataaatggatttgatttcttataaacatcacggtggaccccaccttacatccTAGTGCTgaaacttcctgtgaaaggctttccccattgaatttcattggaaacagattggctactcccctgccactcggtgctatgtgggcccaccatgatgtatgtgtttcatccatgccgtccatctatttttctagatcattttatggtatgagaccaaaaatgaggtataacccaatctcaagtgaaccacattacatgaaacagtgttgaatgaacgtcgaccattaaaaaattctgcggaccataaaagttttggatcaagctgatccttgttttttcccttcatctaggtctttatgaccatatcaacagattggatgtgaaataaacaatacagtgggctttaggagggctttaatgatggatatccaatcaccattgttttcctgtggtgtggtccatgtgagatttatatccctctctttttttGGATCAAAACtttaaattatatgtaaaaataaattaacggaatcgatgaaacacatacatcatcgtggggcccacagagcaccgaccaccaccactaggctagtggtagggggagtaaccaatccgcttccgttttcaTTTGGGATCCAGTGAACATGGTGAGTAGTGAGATTCAGCAACTGAAGTGATGTTACCTATTTATGtgggttccactatgatgtatgttttgtatccacaccgtccatccatttggagagatcattttagggcatgagccaaagaatgaatcagatccaaaactcgagtggaccccaccacagaaaacagtggagagagtcacgcccaccattaaaaacttccaagggccacaatttttcgatcaagctgatatttgtgtttttccttctttaatgtctgtgttaacttatgaagaggttggatctcaaataaaaattgcggtggaccttaggaaggcttcaacggtggacatcactctcctcactgttttctgtggtagggtccactccagcattggatctgcctcattcttttgatcatgccctaaaaatgatctctctaaatggatggactgtgtggatacaacacatacatcttggtgggccctacaaaacttggtggcgtcactttagtagcgagtctaaCTACTCAACTTATCAATGACATAGcataattaaattttagaagaaagaaattataagtggattagctaccgacacattgagtagctagactcgctaccGAAGTGTtgccaccaagttttgtggggcccaccatgatgtatgtgttgtatccacactgtccatccacttggagagatcattttagggcatgatcaaaagaatgaggcagatccaatgctggagtagaccccaccacagaaaacagagaggagagtgatgtccaccgttaaagccttcctaaggtccaccatgatttttatttgagatccaacctcttcataagttaacacagacattaaagaaggaaaaacacaaatatcaacttgatcgaaaacttttgtggcccttaaaagtttttaatgatgtgcatgactctctccactgttttctgtggtggggtccactcgagttttggatttgattcattctttggctcatgccttaaaatgatctctccaaatggatggacgatgtggatacaaaacatacatcatagtgggacccacataaatatgtgacatcacttcaatagcgagtctcACTACTTAACGTGTGCACTGAATCTCAAAtggaaacggaagcggattggctactccccctaccaccggcACGGTAgtagtggtcgatgctctgtgggccccaccatgatgtatgcgtttcatccattccgttaatatatttttatatataattttagggcttgatcccaaaaatgagagggatataaatctcacatGGACCGCACCAccggaaaacaatggtgattggatatccatcattaaagccctcttaaggcccactgtactgtttatttgacatccaatctattgatttagTCATAaagacctatatgaagggaaaaaacaaggattagcttgatccaaaacttttatggtccacaaaaaattttaatggtcgatgttcattcaacactgtttcatgtaatgtggtccacttgagattgggttatacctcatttttagtctcataacataaactgatctagaaaaatagatggacggcatggatgaaacacatacatcatggtgagcccacatagcaccaagtggcgggggagtagccaatccgtttccactggaattcactggggaaagcctttcacaggaagttccagCGCTAGGatttaaggtggggtccaccaatcccttcatccattttcaaagatcaattttaggacaaccaaaaattaggatgatcgaaactcaactgggccatacaaaatgaaacagtggagactatatgccatccaaaccgtttataaagtcatttttactgggatgaagtgaaaacaccaataaaattaaaccgatacaaaacttttgtgtccagataaatatttcaacagtggtcactaaatcctcattgtttcctctcatgtggcccatttgagttttatatacatcaatgtctttaaatgatatctaaaaacggataaacggattggatttatcacaaacatggCAGTGGGCCCATTTAGAATTCTTGCGCAGGAGCTTACTGCAAAACGTTTTCGCTGGAAATCCGCGCAACGTCTCCTTTATACTTCTTATCAAATGTaactttttaatatattaaaaaaatttggtGACCTGGTACTTAcagtgacatggaccaatgaaaacGCCTGACTCCAGGAAACACCGGATCCGCACTCCATCTCTGTGACCACGGCTTTGTGCCATAGAGATGTCCATGATTAAgctaaaccgttcatctgttttgaaagaccacgataGGACAGgttttaaaaattaggcagatacaaaattcaggtgggccacaccaacaaaacggTGGGAACAGCAACatgcaccgttgaaactttcccggAGCTTACcctgatttttatatgccatccaaacggttccTAAAATTATCTCCACTCAAATAAAATGtacaaacaaatatcatcctgacacAAAATTTCTGTCATTGTCTGAATCCCCTCTCACTTAAGGAAGCCAGTTGCTTCGCCCGATCACCAAGGATATCCTTATGATTATGGTACGATTTGATTAGGGCAGGTGCTCCTGTCAGATTGCCATGcaaggagtggattaggtgcggcctcgcCTCTCCCAATACAGTGTGTGCCTGATTGTGGGACCTGCGtaaattgatgcatgtgttgtgtatccacaccgttggttcattttgtcagatcattttagggcattagcccaaaaaatgaagtgtaaaaaaaaccttaggtggaccacaccaaaccaAAAGTTGgatttttagatcaagttgatatttggattttttttttccccatttagGTTTGTGTAACATTATTAATaagttgaatgaaaaataaacattatttcaCACACTAAGATGAGCCTCAGGAAATTTGTgttggtgggagttcaatcaccactttttcttagGACATGATTTAACTATTTTAATTCAACGcgcaccgttaaaagcttcctcGGATCTATCCTAATTTCTCCAAAAATCTGATAATGTCAGGTGGACCTggtaaagggaaaatacaaatattagtttgatttaaaacttttgtgacaaaaaaaagtttttaatagtgaacaCCAATATTTTGGTGCGGTGTGATTCACTTATGTTTTATTTTTAGCATCATACTCTGAAATGAGagggcaaaacagatggaccgggTAGATACATCATGAATACATTGAAGTGGGACACGGTCCTTTACCGACCCAACTCGTTCAAGTCCCTACATGACTGAATCCACACCCGTTTGAAAGTTGTTTGGTGCGACACGGAATGGatgtgagtgggccacacatggtcaGGTCTACATCCTGCCCGTCCAGTTAATGACCCAAAATTTTGGCAGATCTaattattaagtgggccacacgtggaaGTGGACATTCTTGTGAGTAGCATGTGTTATTctacgatgtggcccacctgattattgaACCTGCCAGTTTTGTTGGTCGTATAATAATTACGGTGGGTCCGCCAGTTTCACAAGTTGGAAGTCATAAACAAATCATATAAACCCTTGAATAGTAGAATATTGAACCATTCTTCCAAAACCTGCTCATCTGACCTCTTCTTTCTTGTACAGCTTCCAGGTGACGCGGATTGCATGCTGACTCTGCCAATAGCAGGAGAGTCTTCTATATATAATGGTATAAAAGCTGATGTTTTCCTTTCCAACACCAAACCTCCTCTACTCAAACTCACACCAAACCTCTTCTACTCAAACTCTCCTCTCCATATCATTTATAAGATTCCATTCTGTTCTAAGTTTCCTAAGTACCATGAAACCTATGCCTCTTTTCTCTACCATTTCTCTTTTGCTTGCAATCTCTTGTATTGTAACCATCTCTCAAGCAAGAGTTTCTCCTGGTAATAACATCTCTCTTAGTCCATGACTCtcatgtgattttttttattttttttattttgttgttgctGGTCTCTGAAATTTGAATTGCAGGTGCTGTGTATAAGGAGTTGACGGTGATAAGAAGCTATGCAAGGCCATCTATGACCCCTCCAGCTCCACGTAGAAACCCACCAATCACTCCCAGCAAACGCACGGCCCACCTGCTACGTCCAGTTCAACAACCTCTACCTGCCTATTCAGCTTCTTCATGAACTGTATCTGCACTCAGTCAATAACACAAAGAAGATCCAGCTATGATCCATCAATCCAATAGTggtgctttttaaaaaaaaaaattatatatatatatatatatatatatatatatatatatatatatatatatatatatggcggggttcCATTGATCAGCGAAATTTACAGCCATtcgggtgggcccaacaaaaaaaGAATTGCAGCCTCACCTATCATGTGACAGAAAATGGACAAAAGACTCTACAAGAGGAACATAAGCAAAAGGATCTAGGACCTTGATCCCCGATATCTAATGGCTCCAATCCCTGCGTTATCCAAAAGAAGGGCACCTCTGACTAACCTTGGGAGTTGGGATCGAAGCGAGTAGGTCTTATCTGGGCAACCCTCGCTAGCCAACCTAGCCAAGGCATCTGCCACTGTGTTACCTTCTCTAAAGGTGTGATTGATTACCTAATTTAGGCTTCGAATCTTGTCCTTAATGATCCCCAAATGGTACGATAAATTCCAAAGGATGGGCGAGTCAAGGTCCAACAAAGCATCCGCAATGATTTTTGAATCGGTTTCAACAATAATATTCACAAGCCCCAGATTTAAGCAGATGTTAATCCCGTCTAGCATGGCTCGAGCTTCGGTGCTATTATTGGTGGAAGAACCATAATATCTGTGAAAAGCAAAAACTAGCCGACCACAATGATCACgacacacacctacaccaccacTCTCTCCCGGGTTGCCTATCAAAGAGCCATCAGCATTTAGTTTCAGCCATTATTGGAGAGGATGAGCCCATCTCACTATCTGCGATCTAAAAGCTGGGATATCGAGAGCAGGGTGGATccttaaaatctgaaaaattaTGTCCTCAAACATGGAACTTCTATCCAACAATTGAATCAGATTATCAGTTTCACACAGCCATCGACTAACTTTGAAAATGATGGTAGTTGTGGACATACTCCGGCCTCATGATGCGCTGCATTATGACTCAACCACATCTCCCATATGAGAAAACAGGGTAAAAACCCAGTGAGGCTGAATCCACGTTGGTCACCAGCTATTGTAATCTCATATCATCATTTCTCATATGATTTTTGTGAGGAGTTGTACTGGATGTAAGCTATTGCAAGTGGTTGAAATGCAAGTTCAAAAGTCAAATGATATTAAGTTGCAAAATAATTTATAAGGGCATGTGGACAGTTAAATCACTGATTTAGGCtgtccacaatttggacggtataGATTGTCATACAACTACATGAATGTAATAGGATTAGAAACTTTCAAGCTATATATTTTACATGATTGGCCAGGATGGTGGTATGTATGCATCACCCAACAGCTAAGTATactttaggaactttctaaataATTCAAAACGGCTGTTTCTTTATAAAAATCGACtaaaaaaactctagaaacttTCAAAGATTTATAGAAAACTTCCAAAGAATAGTAGGTTGAGTTTGTTAGACCTATAACGTACCTGAATTAGGTGGTGCATGTTGTAAACACCACCCCCAGCAGCCAGcggtggtgtggtgatgtgttggtCGTGCTGTGGGGCtcatcgtgatgcatgtgttttatagaGTGTAAggtttaccagctcattttagggcatgaatctaagaatgaagtagatcaaaagctcaagtgggccacaccacatgaaacaattgtgACTGaatgctgaccattaaaaacttcttgggggccacaaaagttttgggtcgagATGAAATCTGTGTTTTCCTTTCGGCCggtttgtggtgtgatccacttgagctttagatctgcttcatttattaAATCAGCCCTAAACTGATTGatgacgtggatataaaacatatatatcacagtaaGCCCCACATTGCCCAACACACCACAACACCACCTCATCCAACTCACTGGAATAGCCTCATGGGGATTCTCTTTTGACAAGTGACTCATAGATAGTGGACCCATCAAATATATGGTGAATTGCCACCAACCCAGGtgggggattttttattttttttttcctctcttttttcacACACCCACGCCACGTTGAAacttcaccacaatgggtactcgagcCCATGAACTCGcgttgaaactcctgtgagtgTACCAGTGTGGCATGAGTAACCCAACCCAGGTGGGTAAGTGCAAATTGACCGCACGTTTTAGATGTTGCTACATAGAGCGAGTGGGCCTCAAATCCCTCCAAATCCAtgttgccaaacgacccctaaggctGGTGGGTGTGCACCAGATTTGTAATatttattgcacacgcgtgtgcaatTAGCAAACTTCCAATTTTACAATATacaactgatgtagagtgggttcaTAGCCAAGATGAATCAAAAAAGGCCAGGTTCAAGACAgatgtgatccggaccgtcggaacTTGCACcagacgtatctcgcaaatcggaatgagctATCTAACGTACCatatttgattttggggtaggatgagctactttagccacgcaacctgctacgccgggttgcccatgccaaatttgtgaaataccaacAGATCCACAGTTGAAATCTTGTTTTAAtatcgtttttactatttatagtaagttttagttttttgtattactcttcatccattgggctttaggagttgcaccaaACATAAAAAGTCCTTAGAATAATTAGCAGAAAAGCATGGTatactatttttggttgaaaaccatgTGCACTAGTAGGAAGCACgaatgtctataaatagtaagtcacaaattctaagagttttagttgtagtttaattccaaaacttcttttaTGGCTTAGTACACCTATTTAAAGGgggtgtaaactcgtttattcagatatcaatcaaatttaaaaaaaattagaatttatttctatttcattatttcttttctcgtggattcgagaaatctctgtgaggagtccagaaaaactt
Coding sequences:
- the LOC131257549 gene encoding uncharacterized protein LOC131257549, which gives rise to MFSFPTPNLLYSNSHQTSSTQTLLSISFIRFHSVLSFLSTMKPMPLFSTISLLLAISCIVTISQARVSPGAVYKELTVIRSYARPSMTPPAPRRNPPITPSKRTAHLLRPVQQPLPAYSASS